The proteins below are encoded in one region of Deinococcus seoulensis:
- the pdxR gene encoding MocR-like pyridoxine biosynthesis transcription factor PdxR: MAGTRIPLTGRAQATDAALPAPPGPADGWLDALTLSDPHPGETRHALVARTLRGAVTRGLLPEGTRLPGHRRLAQRLGVSRNTLVDALTQLHAEGYVRPRGRSGTVISVPMIGEPVIGEPVHAGTVHPGGVTVPGWTGQCLPLSAWAIRALQGQVEEVGGDRFAVDFRVGQPVPDLYPEAAWTQALARRAAQVTHAHPHDPLGPPETRRALAAYLNAQRGARVTPDMVMLTGGTQSALDALARVFLEPGRLAVVEDPTYAGARAALAATGADVTGVPVDDRGLQTGALPPGATLAYVTPGCQYPTAVSLGAPRRQALIAWAAAANAFILEDDYAADLHLSSRPPPVLQGLAPDRVILLGSFSKSLAPVTRSGFLVAPPGVLRVLTGTRPLTDRLPGRLDALALADVLASGAYARHLRRARTAVQRRQDVLTGALRDHLPGWPVTPVASGLHLYLPLPDPWTEADVLARAARQGVALSPVAPLSQGGHPPAVLLGFAALSAAELTDGAARLGAALRGP; this comes from the coding sequence GTGGCTGGAACGCGAATTCCGCTGACCGGCCGCGCGCAGGCGACTGACGCGGCGCTCCCCGCGCCGCCCGGCCCGGCCGACGGCTGGCTGGACGCCCTGACCCTCAGCGACCCGCACCCAGGCGAGACCCGGCACGCGCTGGTCGCCCGGACCCTGCGCGGCGCCGTGACGCGCGGCCTGCTGCCCGAGGGCACGCGCCTGCCCGGTCACCGCCGCCTCGCGCAGCGGCTGGGCGTGTCCCGCAACACCCTGGTCGACGCCCTGACCCAGCTGCACGCCGAGGGGTACGTGCGCCCGAGGGGCCGCAGCGGCACGGTCATCAGCGTGCCCATGATCGGTGAGCCCGTGATCGGTGAGCCCGTCCACGCGGGCACGGTCCATCCGGGCGGCGTGACCGTACCCGGATGGACGGGTCAGTGCCTCCCGCTGAGCGCCTGGGCGATCCGCGCGCTCCAGGGGCAGGTCGAGGAGGTCGGCGGGGACCGTTTCGCCGTGGACTTCCGGGTGGGGCAGCCCGTCCCGGACCTGTACCCGGAGGCCGCCTGGACGCAGGCACTGGCACGCCGGGCCGCGCAGGTCACGCACGCGCACCCGCACGACCCGCTCGGGCCGCCCGAGACGCGCCGCGCGCTGGCCGCGTACCTGAACGCGCAGCGCGGGGCGCGCGTCACGCCGGACATGGTCATGCTGACCGGCGGTACCCAGTCCGCGCTGGACGCCCTGGCCCGCGTGTTTCTCGAACCGGGCCGCCTCGCGGTCGTCGAGGACCCCACGTACGCCGGGGCGCGCGCCGCGCTGGCCGCCACCGGCGCGGACGTGACCGGCGTGCCCGTGGACGATCGGGGCCTCCAGACCGGCGCGCTGCCGCCCGGCGCGACCCTGGCGTACGTGACGCCCGGCTGCCAGTACCCCACCGCCGTCAGCCTGGGCGCCCCGCGCCGTCAGGCGCTGATCGCGTGGGCGGCCGCCGCGAACGCCTTCATCCTGGAAGACGATTACGCCGCCGACCTGCACCTGAGCTCCCGCCCGCCCCCGGTGTTGCAGGGCCTCGCGCCGGACCGCGTGATCCTGCTCGGGTCGTTCAGCAAGAGCCTCGCGCCCGTCACTCGCAGCGGGTTCCTGGTCGCGCCGCCCGGCGTGCTGCGCGTCCTGACCGGCACCCGTCCCCTGACCGACCGCCTGCCCGGCCGCCTGGACGCCCTGGCCCTGGCGGACGTGCTGGCCTCCGGCGCGTACGCCCGCCACCTGCGCCGCGCCCGCACGGCCGTGCAACGCCGCCAGGACGTGCTGACCGGCGCGCTGCGTGACCACCTGCCCGGCTGGCCGGTCACGCCCGTCGCGTCCGGGTTGCACCTGTACCTGCCGCTGCCCGACCCCTGGACCGAGGCGGACGTGCTGGCCCGCGCCGCCCGGCAGGGCGTGGCACTCAGTCCCGTCGCGCCGCTCTCGCAGGGGGGCCACCCTCCGGCCGTGCTGCTGGGCTTCGCGGCCCTGTCCGCTGCCGAACTCACGGACGGCGCCGCCCGCCTGGGCGCGGCCCTGCGCGGCCCCTGA
- the leuB gene encoding 3-isopropylmalate dehydrogenase, translating to MPKIVSLPGDGIGPEVTAAAVQVLREVAPDVTIEEHLIGGVAYDTHGDPFPQVTRDALSDADAVLLGTVGGAQDSAWNLLPRHQRPESGLLALRKALGCYANLRPVRVQPGLEHLSPLKPELARGVDILIVRELLGGVYFDGDRKIDGDTAYNTMRYTTAEVERVAKVAFWAAEQRKGRVTSVDKANVLEVSELWRRDVTALRDRDYRGIHLNHEYVDSVAMLIVSDPSRYDVIVTENLFGDILSDLAAVIPGSLGLMPSASLGDGAGLFEPIHGSAPDIAGKGIANPAAAIMSAGMLLRHGLKRPDAANQIDRAVSIALRSHPTRDLGGAADTQTFTRAVMSALESSPAVG from the coding sequence ATGCCTAAGATCGTTTCCCTGCCCGGCGACGGCATCGGCCCGGAAGTCACGGCGGCGGCCGTGCAGGTGCTGCGCGAGGTCGCGCCCGACGTGACCATCGAGGAACACCTGATCGGCGGCGTGGCCTACGACACGCACGGCGACCCGTTCCCGCAGGTCACCCGCGACGCCCTGAGTGACGCCGACGCGGTCCTGCTGGGCACCGTCGGCGGCGCGCAGGACAGCGCCTGGAACCTGCTGCCCCGCCACCAGCGCCCGGAAAGCGGCCTGCTGGCGCTGCGCAAGGCGCTCGGCTGCTACGCCAACCTGCGCCCGGTGCGCGTGCAGCCCGGCCTGGAACACCTGTCCCCGCTGAAGCCCGAACTGGCGCGCGGCGTGGACATCCTGATCGTGCGCGAACTGCTGGGCGGCGTGTACTTCGACGGCGACCGCAAGATCGACGGCGACACCGCGTACAACACCATGCGCTACACCACCGCCGAGGTCGAACGCGTCGCGAAGGTCGCCTTCTGGGCCGCCGAGCAACGCAAGGGCCGCGTCACCAGCGTCGACAAGGCCAACGTGCTGGAAGTCAGCGAACTGTGGCGCCGCGACGTGACCGCCCTGCGCGACCGCGACTACCGTGGCATTCACCTGAACCACGAGTACGTGGACTCGGTGGCCATGCTGATCGTCTCGGACCCCAGCCGCTACGACGTGATCGTCACCGAGAACCTCTTCGGCGACATCCTCAGCGACCTCGCCGCCGTCATTCCCGGCAGCCTCGGCCTGATGCCCAGCGCGTCCCTGGGCGACGGCGCGGGCCTGTTCGAACCCATTCATGGCAGCGCCCCCGACATCGCCGGGAAGGGAATCGCCAACCCCGCCGCCGCGATCATGAGCGCCGGGATGCTCCTGCGCCACGGCCTGAAACGCCCGGACGCCGCCAACCAGATCGACCGGGCCGTGTCCATCGCCCTGCGGTCACACCCCACCCGCGACCTGGGCGGCGCGGCCGACACGCAGACCTTCACGCGCGCCGTCATGAGCGCCCTGGAAAGCTCGCCCGCCGTCGGGTAA
- a CDS encoding 3-isopropylmalate dehydratase small subunit, with translation MTTVHVFGRDHINTDEIIPARHLTTDVESELARYAMEDYDKDFVKRVQPGDIIVAGADFGCGSSREHAVWALRGAGVAAVIAPNFARIYYRNSINNGFLALECDGIVQAFEDGDPADLNLTAGTITNTRTGQSLTFVPVPQFALDVQKAGGWLEYMKEHDQAALEAETLDAHSTQAGHGHPGQEEHHA, from the coding sequence ATGACCACCGTGCACGTGTTTGGCCGTGACCACATCAACACCGACGAGATCATCCCCGCCCGGCACCTGACCACCGACGTGGAAAGCGAACTTGCAAGGTACGCCATGGAGGACTACGACAAGGACTTCGTGAAGCGGGTCCAGCCGGGCGACATCATCGTGGCCGGCGCGGACTTCGGCTGCGGCTCCAGCCGCGAGCACGCCGTGTGGGCGCTGCGCGGCGCCGGCGTGGCCGCCGTGATCGCCCCGAACTTCGCGCGCATCTACTACCGTAACTCCATCAACAACGGCTTCCTGGCGCTGGAATGCGACGGCATCGTGCAGGCCTTCGAGGACGGCGACCCCGCCGACCTGAACCTCACGGCGGGCACCATCACGAACACCCGCACCGGGCAGAGCCTGACCTTCGTGCCGGTCCCGCAGTTCGCGCTGGACGTGCAGAAGGCCGGCGGCTGGCTGGAATACATGAAAGAACACGACCAGGCGGCCCTGGAAGCCGAAACCCTGGACGCCCACTCCACCCAGGCCGGTCACGGCCACCCCGGCCAGGAGGAACACCATGCCTAA
- a CDS encoding LysE family transporter — protein MDLNILLAVAAIHAVVLVIPGPDVLLVSQTALARTRRAALLAGLGVVLGIACWAALALLGIGLLFQAFPWIHGVVKVAGGAYLLWMGVGLWRSSTQPGGEAAPVQAPLGDLAALRAGFLTNISNPKAAVFFGSVFSGLLGAHAGTGLKLAAFLVIVGLSLGWFALVAAGMSTAPMQRAYLRARRAVDRVAGTLMLGFGALLLASRE, from the coding sequence GTGGACCTGAACATTCTGCTGGCTGTCGCGGCCATTCACGCGGTGGTGCTGGTCATTCCGGGACCGGACGTGCTGCTGGTCAGTCAGACGGCGCTGGCCCGCACCCGCCGCGCGGCGCTGCTGGCCGGGCTGGGCGTCGTGCTGGGCATCGCGTGCTGGGCGGCACTGGCGCTGCTGGGGATTGGCCTGCTGTTCCAGGCGTTCCCGTGGATTCACGGGGTGGTGAAGGTCGCGGGCGGCGCGTACCTGCTGTGGATGGGCGTGGGCCTCTGGCGGTCCAGCACCCAGCCCGGTGGCGAGGCCGCGCCCGTCCAGGCACCCCTGGGCGACCTCGCGGCGCTGCGGGCGGGGTTCCTGACGAACATCAGCAATCCCAAGGCCGCCGTGTTCTTCGGCAGCGTGTTCAGCGGGCTGCTCGGCGCGCACGCGGGCACCGGGCTGAAACTCGCGGCGTTCCTCGTGATCGTGGGCCTCAGCCTCGGCTGGTTCGCGCTCGTCGCGGCCGGGATGTCGACCGCGCCCATGCAGCGCGCGTACCTGCGTGCCCGCCGGGCCGTGGACCGCGTGGCGGGCACGCTGATGCTGGGCTTCGGCGCGCTGCTGCTGGCGTCCCGCGAGTAG
- a CDS encoding homoaconitate hydratase family protein, translating into MGMTIAEKILAAHSGHDSVVPGQLIECATDWVLCHEITTPAALRMLEERGMDRVFNPDQIVAVPDHSVPAMNIKAAKMYQKLKSWVHEKGIKHFFDVGRGGIAHVVLENTGLMKPGQTLVSGDSHTCNAGALGAFATGVGSTDLAGAIYAGKVWFKVPETMLIRVTGQTQPGVTPKDIVLEVIKRIGADGANYMVMEWVGDYIDNLDMEGRFTLTNMAIEAGGKTGIVAVDDTTRAYMSARGVTPGAYTEYQSDADARFKVVVEVDASQVEPTVAYPHIPSNGRVAGSDRIAVSHAYVGSCTNGRITDLRDVARILKGRKVADGVQMIVVPATQAIWKQAAQEGLLEIFVDAGASVSYPSCGACLGMHSGVLGPDDVCISSSNRNFVGRMGDPSAQIYLASPATVAASAVAGFISDPRAYNDTINAAD; encoded by the coding sequence ATGGGAATGACGATTGCGGAGAAGATTCTGGCGGCTCACAGCGGGCATGACTCGGTGGTGCCGGGTCAACTGATCGAGTGCGCGACCGACTGGGTGCTGTGCCACGAGATCACGACCCCGGCGGCCCTGCGGATGCTGGAGGAACGCGGCATGGACCGTGTGTTCAACCCGGATCAGATCGTGGCGGTGCCGGATCACAGCGTGCCCGCCATGAACATCAAGGCCGCGAAGATGTACCAGAAACTCAAGAGCTGGGTTCACGAGAAGGGCATCAAGCACTTCTTCGACGTGGGGCGCGGCGGCATCGCGCACGTGGTGCTGGAGAACACGGGCCTGATGAAACCGGGGCAGACGCTCGTCAGCGGTGACAGTCACACCTGCAACGCGGGCGCGCTGGGCGCCTTCGCGACCGGGGTGGGCAGCACGGACCTCGCGGGTGCCATCTACGCCGGGAAGGTGTGGTTCAAGGTGCCCGAGACCATGCTGATCCGCGTGACGGGCCAGACGCAGCCGGGCGTGACGCCCAAGGACATCGTGCTGGAAGTCATCAAGCGCATCGGTGCGGACGGCGCGAACTACATGGTCATGGAGTGGGTCGGGGATTACATCGACAACCTGGACATGGAGGGCCGCTTCACGCTGACGAACATGGCCATTGAGGCGGGCGGGAAGACCGGCATCGTCGCCGTGGACGACACCACCCGCGCGTACATGAGCGCCCGTGGCGTCACGCCCGGCGCGTACACCGAGTACCAGTCCGACGCCGACGCGCGCTTCAAGGTGGTCGTCGAGGTGGACGCCTCGCAGGTCGAACCGACCGTCGCGTACCCGCACATTCCCAGCAACGGGCGCGTGGCGGGCAGCGACCGGATTGCCGTGTCGCACGCGTACGTGGGCAGTTGCACGAACGGCCGCATCACGGACCTGCGGGACGTGGCCCGCATCCTCAAGGGCCGCAAGGTCGCGGACGGCGTGCAGATGATCGTCGTGCCCGCCACGCAGGCCATCTGGAAACAGGCGGCGCAGGAGGGGTTGCTGGAGATCTTCGTGGACGCCGGGGCGAGCGTCAGTTACCCCAGTTGCGGCGCGTGCCTGGGCATGCACTCGGGCGTGCTGGGGCCGGACGACGTGTGCATCAGCTCCTCTAACCGTAACTTCGTGGGCCGCATGGGCGATCCCAGTGCGCAGATCTACCTCGCCAGCCCGGCCACCGTCGCCGCGAGTGCCGTCGCGGGCTTCATCAGCGACCCGCGCGCGTACAACGACACCATCAACGCCGCCGACTGA
- the sdhC gene encoding succinate dehydrogenase, cytochrome b556 subunit: protein MYRGREGQWAFLLHRLSGLAILAYLMLHVFSIGSFIFGERFYMAIHETYDLWPFRIGLLFVTAGVVYHAFNGLRIIVMDFTGFGVAYQRQMWYGVLLISVLSFIGAAWTLYPRLVGGY from the coding sequence ATGTACCGAGGAAGAGAGGGGCAGTGGGCGTTCCTGCTTCACCGCCTGTCCGGGCTGGCAATTCTGGCTTACCTGATGCTGCACGTGTTCAGCATCGGGTCGTTCATTTTTGGTGAGCGGTTTTACATGGCGATTCACGAGACGTATGACCTGTGGCCGTTCCGGATCGGGCTGCTGTTCGTGACGGCGGGCGTGGTGTACCACGCGTTCAACGGGCTGCGGATCATCGTGATGGACTTCACGGGCTTCGGCGTGGCGTACCAGCGGCAGATGTGGTACGGGGTGCTGCTGATCAGTGTGCTGTCGTTTATTGGTGCCGCGTGGACGCTGTACCCGCGTCTGGTGGGGGGGTACTGA
- a CDS encoding succinate dehydrogenase hydrophobic membrane anchor subunit — protein sequence MIRARTFTDARQQSHSNAELNWWIFMRISGLILVFLILGHIYMTFIQVSESDATFDAVVGKLANPAWKFYDWLILALSLMHGANGARYSIEDYVRSRPNRAWVKGVFYTVIALLFAFGTIGLFSI from the coding sequence ATGATTCGTGCTCGGACGTTCACGGACGCGCGGCAGCAGTCGCACAGTAACGCGGAGCTGAACTGGTGGATCTTCATGCGGATCAGTGGCCTGATCCTGGTGTTCCTGATTCTGGGGCACATCTACATGACGTTCATTCAGGTCAGCGAGTCGGACGCGACCTTCGACGCGGTGGTGGGGAAACTCGCGAATCCGGCGTGGAAGTTCTACGACTGGTTGATTCTGGCGCTGTCGCTGATGCACGGCGCGAACGGCGCGCGGTACTCCATCGAGGATTACGTGCGGTCCCGTCCGAACCGGGCGTGGGTGAAGGGTGTGTTCTACACCGTCATCGCGCTGCTGTTCGCTTTTGGAACTATTGGCCTGTTCTCAATCTGA
- the sdhA gene encoding succinate dehydrogenase flavoprotein subunit, with the protein MHHRYDVLVVGAGGAGLMAALYAAKGNVSVACISKLYPTRSHTGAAQGGIGAALGNVQEDHWEWHMFDTVKGGDYLTDQDAAEVFSKDIIDAVYELEHMGLPFSRTPDGKIAQRKFGGHTRDFGKAAVERSCYAKDRTGHMILQTLYQQNVKAGTTFYNEFHVTDLLIEDGRCRGVVAYELSTGELHTFHAKAVILAAGGYGRVFKITSNALTLTGDLMSIYYRKGLPLEDMEFYQFHPTGLAKLGILVTEGIRGEGGILRNDSGERFMERYAPTIKDLAPRDIVSRSIITEIREGRGVGRDKDAVNIDLTHLPREVIEGKLAEITDLARTYLGMDPVKDLVPIQPTAHYAMGGIPTDLNGLCLSDGNGGSIEGLYAAGEQACVSLHGANRLGTNSLGDLVVFGRRAGIYAAQYARQVEFPDMPENPERESVDLFDRLRNSSGKDNAAAIRKELQESMMNNVGIFRNGPDMEKQVGIVQELKARYANVGVSDPSRRYNSELIEAMELGFMLDCAEAMTASALNRTESRGAHDREDFTTRDDENWLKHTMAYKDLNREGQVQIGYKPVSLKGFTRAFEPKPRVY; encoded by the coding sequence ATGCATCATCGTTATGACGTTCTGGTTGTGGGTGCGGGCGGCGCGGGCCTGATGGCGGCGCTGTACGCGGCGAAGGGCAACGTGTCCGTGGCCTGCATCAGCAAGCTGTACCCGACGCGTTCGCACACGGGCGCGGCGCAGGGTGGGATTGGCGCGGCGCTCGGGAACGTGCAGGAAGACCACTGGGAATGGCACATGTTCGACACCGTCAAGGGCGGCGATTACCTGACTGACCAGGACGCCGCCGAGGTGTTCTCCAAGGACATCATCGACGCCGTGTACGAGCTGGAGCACATGGGTCTGCCGTTCTCGCGCACGCCGGACGGGAAGATCGCGCAGCGTAAGTTCGGTGGGCACACCCGTGACTTCGGGAAGGCCGCCGTCGAGCGCAGCTGTTACGCGAAGGACCGCACGGGTCACATGATCCTTCAGACGCTGTACCAACAGAACGTGAAGGCCGGAACGACGTTCTACAACGAGTTCCACGTGACGGACCTGCTGATCGAGGACGGCCGCTGCCGTGGCGTGGTGGCGTACGAACTGAGCACCGGGGAACTGCACACCTTCCACGCGAAGGCCGTGATCCTGGCGGCCGGCGGGTACGGGCGCGTGTTCAAGATCACCAGCAACGCGCTGACCCTGACGGGCGACCTGATGAGCATCTACTACCGCAAGGGCCTGCCCCTTGAGGACATGGAGTTCTACCAGTTCCACCCGACGGGTCTGGCGAAGCTGGGCATCCTGGTCACGGAAGGCATCCGTGGTGAGGGCGGCATTCTGCGGAACGACAGCGGCGAGCGCTTCATGGAGCGGTACGCGCCGACCATCAAGGACCTCGCGCCGCGTGACATCGTGTCGCGCTCCATCATCACCGAGATCCGCGAGGGTCGCGGGGTGGGCCGCGACAAGGACGCCGTGAACATCGACCTGACGCACCTGCCGCGCGAGGTGATCGAGGGCAAACTGGCCGAGATCACCGACCTGGCGCGCACGTACCTGGGCATGGATCCGGTCAAGGACCTCGTGCCGATCCAGCCGACGGCGCACTACGCGATGGGCGGCATTCCCACCGACCTGAACGGCCTGTGCCTGAGTGACGGGAACGGCGGCAGCATCGAGGGCCTGTACGCGGCCGGTGAGCAGGCCTGCGTGAGCCTGCACGGCGCGAACCGCCTGGGCACGAACAGCCTCGGGGACCTCGTGGTGTTCGGCCGCCGCGCCGGGATCTACGCCGCGCAGTACGCGCGTCAGGTGGAATTCCCGGACATGCCCGAGAACCCCGAGCGTGAGAGCGTGGACCTGTTCGACCGCCTGCGTAACAGCAGCGGCAAGGACAACGCCGCCGCGATCCGCAAGGAACTTCAGGAATCCATGATGAACAACGTCGGGATCTTCCGTAACGGCCCAGACATGGAAAAACAGGTCGGGATCGTTCAGGAACTCAAGGCGCGGTACGCGAACGTGGGCGTCAGCGACCCCAGCCGCCGCTACAACAGCGAACTGATCGAGGCGATGGAACTGGGCTTCATGCTCGACTGCGCCGAGGCCATGACCGCCAGTGCGCTGAACCGCACCGAGTCGCGCGGCGCGCACGACCGCGAGGACTTCACGACCCGCGACGACGAGAACTGGCTGAAGCACACCATGGCGTACAAGGACCTGAACCGCGAGGGTCAGGTGCAGATCGGGTACAAGCCCGTGTCGCTCAAGGGCTTCACGCGGGCGTTCGAACCCAAGCCCCGCGTGTACTGA
- a CDS encoding succinate dehydrogenase iron-sulfur subunit encodes MTQTHAPTSAAPVSASVPMMQLKVKVLRFDPEKDKKAHWTTYDVEAQASDRVLDVINHIKWYLEPSLTFRRSCMHGICGSDAMLINGRNRLACKTLVRDVAKSGGTITVEPIRGLKVEKDLLVDMEPFFDSYKAIMPYFINESPAPAAERIQSEEEAERMAHSSNCILCACCTTSCPIFWVNGSYLGPAAIVQAHRFIFDTRDEATQQRLGIMNQNTGVWRCRTAYNCTEACPRDIPITQLIEEVKRAVMYGQA; translated from the coding sequence ATGACCCAGACCCACGCACCGACCAGCGCCGCGCCCGTCTCTGCGAGCGTGCCGATGATGCAACTGAAAGTGAAGGTCCTGCGCTTCGACCCCGAAAAGGACAAGAAGGCGCACTGGACCACCTACGACGTGGAAGCCCAGGCCAGCGACCGCGTGCTGGACGTCATCAACCACATCAAATGGTACCTGGAACCCAGCCTGACCTTCCGCCGCTCGTGCATGCACGGCATCTGCGGCAGCGACGCCATGCTGATCAACGGCCGTAACCGCCTCGCCTGCAAGACCCTGGTCCGCGACGTCGCCAAGAGCGGCGGGACCATCACCGTGGAACCCATCCGCGGCCTGAAGGTCGAGAAGGATCTGCTGGTGGACATGGAGCCGTTCTTCGACTCGTACAAGGCGATCATGCCGTACTTCATCAACGAGTCCCCGGCCCCCGCCGCCGAACGCATCCAGTCCGAGGAAGAAGCCGAGCGCATGGCGCACTCCAGCAACTGCATCCTGTGCGCGTGCTGCACGACCAGTTGCCCGATCTTCTGGGTGAACGGTTCGTACCTCGGCCCGGCCGCGATCGTGCAGGCGCACCGCTTCATCTTCGACACCCGCGACGAGGCCACGCAGCAGCGCCTGGGCATCATGAACCAGAACACGGGCGTGTGGCGTTGCCGCACCGCGTACAACTGTACGGAAGCGTGCCCGCGCGACATTCCGATCACGCAGCTGATCGAGGAAGTCAAGCGCGCCGTCATGTACGGCCAGGCCTAA
- a CDS encoding cyclin-dependent kinase inhibitor 3 family protein, producing MTSAANPIRVDWIPTGLWPGRLGLTFAPGKKGGSVYQPGVTHERNVTDDMQTLAQQGTNVIAPLIEDFEFDLLGMDGYHDAASEYSIEVAPYPIPDQHAPHDPRDFAAYIDELMTHLLDGRSVVVHCRGGLGRAGLSAACLLVQGGLNPTDAIALVRQTRSQNAIETREQVQFIHDFAR from the coding sequence ATGACCAGCGCCGCCAACCCCATCCGCGTCGACTGGATTCCCACCGGCCTGTGGCCCGGCCGCCTGGGCCTGACCTTCGCGCCCGGCAAGAAGGGCGGCAGCGTGTACCAGCCGGGCGTCACCCACGAACGCAACGTCACGGACGACATGCAGACCCTCGCGCAGCAGGGCACGAACGTCATCGCGCCCCTCATCGAGGACTTCGAATTCGACCTGCTCGGCATGGACGGCTACCACGACGCCGCCTCCGAGTACAGCATCGAGGTCGCCCCGTACCCCATCCCCGACCAGCATGCACCGCACGACCCGCGCGACTTCGCCGCGTACATCGACGAACTCATGACCCACCTGCTCGACGGGCGCAGCGTCGTCGTGCACTGCCGGGGCGGCCTGGGCCGCGCGGGCCTGAGCGCCGCGTGCCTGCTCGTGCAGGGCGGCCTGAACCCCACCGATGCGATTGCCCTCGTGCGCCAGACACGCAGCCAGAACGCCATCGAAACGCGCGAGCAGGTGCAGTTCATTCACGACTTCGCCCGCTGA
- the hemB gene encoding porphobilinogen synthase, whose protein sequence is MQDRPRRLRRTPALRALTREVHLHPSQFIHPIFVHERDTVTDIATMPGVQRHSIDSAVAQAREALALGIPSVILFGIPDHKDALGTQAYAEEGVIQRATRAIKASVPGISVIADTCLCEYTDHGHCGPLCEVPGLSGADAWTVDNDASLALLAQTAVSQARAGADVIAPSAMMDGQVAAIRAALDATGFTHVPIMSYAVKYASAYYGPFRDAAGSTPSVGNRATYQMDPAGGYREALREARLDAEQGADTLMVKPALAYLDVLNLLKREFDLPVVAYNVSGEYSLIKAAAAAGFMDERRTVLETLTGFRRAGADAIITYHAMDAARWIAEQVSL, encoded by the coding sequence ATGCAAGACCGTCCCCGCCGCCTGCGCCGCACGCCCGCCCTGCGTGCCCTGACCCGCGAAGTGCACCTGCACCCCAGTCAGTTCATCCACCCGATCTTCGTGCATGAACGCGACACCGTCACGGACATCGCCACCATGCCCGGCGTGCAGCGCCACTCCATCGACAGTGCCGTGGCACAGGCCCGCGAGGCCCTGGCCCTCGGGATTCCCAGCGTGATCCTGTTCGGCATTCCCGACCACAAGGACGCCCTGGGCACCCAGGCCTACGCCGAGGAAGGCGTCATCCAGCGGGCCACACGCGCCATCAAGGCCAGCGTGCCCGGCATCAGCGTCATTGCCGACACCTGCCTGTGCGAGTACACCGACCACGGCCACTGCGGCCCGCTGTGCGAGGTGCCCGGCCTGAGCGGCGCGGACGCCTGGACGGTCGACAACGACGCCAGCCTCGCGCTGCTCGCGCAGACCGCCGTCTCCCAGGCCCGCGCGGGCGCCGACGTGATCGCCCCGAGCGCCATGATGGACGGACAGGTCGCCGCGATCCGCGCCGCACTGGACGCTACCGGCTTCACGCACGTCCCGATCATGAGTTACGCCGTGAAGTACGCCAGCGCCTACTACGGCCCCTTCCGCGACGCCGCCGGATCCACACCCAGCGTCGGGAACCGCGCCACCTACCAGATGGACCCCGCCGGAGGCTACCGCGAGGCGCTGCGCGAGGCCCGCCTGGACGCCGAGCAGGGCGCCGACACCCTGATGGTCAAACCCGCCCTGGCATACCTGGACGTCCTGAACCTCCTGAAACGCGAGTTCGACCTGCCCGTCGTGGCGTACAACGTCAGCGGCGAGTACTCGCTGATCAAGGCCGCCGCCGCCGCCGGATTCATGGACGAACGCCGCACCGTCCTCGAAACACTGACCGGCTTCAGGCGCGCCGGAGCGGACGCCATCATCACGTACCACGCCATGGACGCCGCCCGCTGGATCGCCGAGCAGGTCAGCCTATGA
- a CDS encoding roadblock/LC7 domain-containing protein, whose amino-acid sequence MIEALMDVRGVRHTALVANDGRVVARAGLTDEHLGAELTLIAAGRAVIGSLQANLNTGDWQELLLDVEGGPVLLTPHGDQILLTAFDEVASLGRVRFAVRRLLGTA is encoded by the coding sequence ATGATCGAGGCGCTGATGGACGTGCGCGGCGTGCGCCACACCGCCCTGGTCGCCAACGACGGCCGCGTCGTGGCCCGCGCCGGACTGACCGACGAGCACCTGGGCGCCGAACTGACCCTGATCGCCGCCGGACGCGCCGTGATCGGCAGCCTGCAGGCCAACCTGAACACCGGCGACTGGCAGGAACTGCTGCTGGACGTCGAGGGCGGCCCCGTCCTGCTCACCCCGCACGGCGACCAGATTCTCCTGACCGCCTTCGACGAGGTCGCCAGCCTGGGCCGCGTGCGATTCGCGGTGCGCCGCCTGCTCGGCACGGCCTGA